The nucleotide window TAAATTAAGTCCTACCTGATCAATCTCCTAACGTGGTGAAAAGCTTAGGAGAGGCTCCCTGTCAGGTGGGGTCTCCTCTGAGCCTGTAGAAGCAGGAGGGATTAAGGATTTCTGTCTCACTCCAGTTGTTGGATCGGGGGCAGTCAGGACCGTGTGTGGCTGCCATCCAAAACTGAAGGGGAATCCCCATCTCCACCTGACACTGATGGCTCATCAGGTAACCTGGGACGAGTCTGAGGTGACAttcacagcaaaagcagcagggacacctccctgggctgtgacaggggctggggccaggcagggaAACAAGGGGTCCATGAGTGCTAAAGCTGTGCTTCTCTCCAGGCCTTGGCTCTcccagctggcactggcactgctgtcctcagctgcccctcacaCAGGACAGATGGAGTGGGAATGGTGAGGTTCCACAGGCTAATGACACAGTATTTTCTGTTCATTCATCAGGTGAAGACCACAGAGCCCTCAAAAGTGCCCCTAATGTGTTGGATGGGCCACGCCTGGCACATGCCCCACTCTGAAAGCACTGAGCACTGCACCTCTCCCATCCTTGTGTGAtgagcccagagccctccctctGACCACCACACCTCTCCCATCCATGTGTGgtgagcccagagccctccctctGAGCACTGCACCTCTCCCATCCTTGTGTGgtgagcccagagccctccctctGAGCACTGCACCTCTCCCATCCTTGTGTGgtgagcccagagccctccctctGACCACCACACCTCTCCCATCCTTGTGTGgtgagcccagagccctccctctGAGCACTCCACCTCTCCCATCCTTCTGGTGgtgagcccagagccctccccctgAGCACTGTACCTCTCCCATCCTTGTGTGgtgagcccagagccctccctctGAGCACTGCACCTCTCCCATCCTTGTGTGgtgagcccagagccctccctctGAGCACTCCACCTCTCCCATCCTTCTGGTGgtgagcccagagccctccccctgAGCACTGTACCTCTCCCATCCTTGTGTGgtgagcccagagccctccctctGAGCACTGCACCTCTCCCATCCTTCTGGTGgtgagcccagagccctccctctGAGCACTGCACCTCTCCCATCCTTCTGGTGgtgagcccagagccctccctctGAGCACTGCACCTCTCCCATCCTTGTGTGATGAGCCCAGAGCCCTCTCCCTGAGCACTGCACCTCTCCCATCCTTCTGGTGgtgagcccagagccctccctctGAGCACTGCACCTCTCCCATCCTTGTGTGGTGAGCCCAGAGCCCTCTCCCTGTGCACCATGGAGCCCTCAGCTCACAGCCAGGAGACCACCACCCCTCCCAGAATGAAGGCAGCAGAGTTAAATGACGCTGTGTACAACAAGGATAAAGCAGCCgtgctgaagctgctggagcAAGGGGCAGATGTGAATTCCAAGGCCGGCAGTGGCTGGACACCCCTGCAGACTGCAGTGAGAATCGATGAGGAGGAGCTGGTCCGGCTTCTGCTGGCCAGGGGAGCCTCTGTGCACGCCAGGAAGGACAATGGGGGCACTGCCTTTATTGAGGCAGGGATTGCAGGGAACGTGGAggtcctggagctcctcctggaGCGTGGCTCCTCCATCCATGAGCAGGACATCAACGGCTTCACGGCCTTCATGGAGGCTGCGTGGTACGGGAAGGAGGAAGCCTTGAGGTTCCTGTACAGCAGAGGGGCAAAGGTGAATTTGAGGAGGGAACCCAGCCAGGAGAAAGCCAAACTGCACAAAGGAGGGGCCACAGCGCTGATGGACGCTTGCAGGGAGCGCCAATTCTCAGCTGTGAAAATCTTGGTCCAGGAGATGGGGGCTGATGTGAACATCCGTGACAACAGGGACAGGAATGCCCTGATCCACGCCCTAAAAAAAGGTTCAGGCAAAAGAAAGCACGAGTCACCTGTGCCCATAGTTTGCTTCCTGCTGGAGCACGGTGTGGATGTGAAGAGCAAAGATGAATGTGGGAAAACTGCCCTCATCCTGGCTGTTGAAATGGAGAGCCCGGAGCTGGTGACAGCTCTGTTGGAGAAGGATGAGATAGATATTGATGATGCAGATGAGGAGGGCAACACAGCCCTGATGGTGGCTGTGGAGAAAGATGATTGCAGAATAGCAAGGTTGTTGTGTGAAAAGGGAGCGAGGACGGATCTGGGGAACCTGATTGCAGTTGCAAGGAGGAATCGTTCTCCCAGCATGGAAAACCTTCTTCGTGAGCACAACGTCAGGCTTGTTCCAGAGACCCCCAGAGCCTGGGAGCCAAACAGCAAACGCTGGAGGGCCCAGCTGATAAACCTTGATCAAATGTATCGCCCCATGATTGGCAAACTGAAGACATTTCCATACATCCAGCAGAAAATTCAGGATGGCATCTACCTCGGGCTCCACGGAGGGACAGAGGTGGCAGTGCAAATAACCCGCAGTGCAGAGGGTGACAAAGAGAAAGAGTTCCTTGAGAAGTGTTCTCACAGCGAACATCTACTGAAGCTCTTCCAgtctgagaaggaaaaaggctGCATGTACTTGTGCTTCCCACTCTGGGAGAAAAACCTCCAGGAGTACCTGCAGGACCCTGAAGGCCAGAAGGATTACAAAGCTGCTCTGAAGATCATCTTCCAGGCACTGAGAGAGCTGCACTCCCTCGGATTTGCTCACCAGGATCTACAGCCCAGGAACATCGTGATAGGttatgttttgctttccttatatttttgttttgctttctttatgttttcattttgctctCCCTGAAGCTTAGAGAAGAAGGTGCCTCACAGCTGTCTGTAAAAGTAAGTCTGTAAAAGCTGTCTTTGTGCTGAAGGGGTGGCTTTAGATCTCCTCTTTGAATAAATACAGATAGGTTCACAGAGAGAGCAAGCTTACACATCCCATtagctctgcctgcctctccagggctctgcaggcagaCCAACCCATCACAGGTGCCTCCAGAgaactgttttttaaagaagggGCCATCCAGAAGTCAGCAATGGACTGTATGAAGGTTTGCCACCTTTATTTGCTAACAATTTCTCTTACTTCCCCAGATCTAGGTGGCAAAATTTACTTGGCGGACTTTGGTAATAAAAGAAGGTCGATTGAAGGCCAAGAAGAACTTGTAAAGTCTGATTTACAGGCAAGTTCTCTGTCAACCAACCTATGGTTTAAAATGTTGGGTGCTCTGTAGCTGTGGGTCCTCAGGAAAGGCTTTTTGCATTCCTAACTAGAAAATGTTTTTGATTTGTGGGGAAATCAGTGTAGTGAGAGGTGTTGCATAAGAGGGATGTTGATTTGGATGCCCATCTCCTCTGTCCTGGTGTACACAGCTTTGAAGTTTGTGTTGGGTGTGTCGAGCCTTAACTTCTTtttgccagggctgggattAAATGCATGTAGATGGTATTGCTTGttgggactcagatgtttattagttCTTATCCATGTCACAATCTCACAAACTGTGAGTTCTACAGCACTTCACtctaacaaactaaaaatggaacGCCATCTCTCTCTCTACAAGGCCTTTTGGGGATAAAATGTCCAATAAAGAAGCGAtgcctaaattatttttacttttaacccaatgACCCAACCcacttttaattattttcacatttaacccaataaccaaaCACCCATGTCCCACAATGTGGACTTTTTAAcacaattacacaaaaccacccaaacccatggaaaaGAAGGCgaagaagaaggaccagccactgccctaaaacctccatcttgctttatagatattactatattctataaccttaaactctaagtttcccaccctgtgatacagcacacttctattcaaactccacacccacaatcccagttctaccattcaattttggaagccttctccacagcctcaggtcaaaagcagtgttctcttgggggtcagtgcctgccagcacagaaagtctcgaattctcagcagccagggctccatgAGGGCTGTATTTTACACTTCTGGGcccctgcagggtttggggatATGAGCCCCTCTTCCTCCGGGCTGGAAGCTGGGTGCCAGTGGCACGGGAGCAGTGATGTCTCTTTGCAGGCCCTGGGCAGGCTTGTGCTCTACGTTTTAACAGGGGGTAGGAAACCCCTCCAGCAAGTTGGCATTGAGGATTTGGCTCCCAATTCCCCAGATTACACAGAGGCTCTGGACCTTGTACAAAGCCTGTCCTCTCCTGATGAACGAGGCTTGGAAGGGTTGAGCAAACATCCCTATTTCTGGAGCAATCAGAGGTAAGGCCTGGGAGTACAAA belongs to Haemorhous mexicanus isolate bHaeMex1 chromosome 9, bHaeMex1.pri, whole genome shotgun sequence and includes:
- the RNASEL gene encoding 2-5A-dependent ribonuclease — translated: MEPSAHSQETTTPPRMKAAELNDAVYNKDKAAVLKLLEQGADVNSKAGSGWTPLQTAVRIDEEELVRLLLARGASVHARKDNGGTAFIEAGIAGNVEVLELLLERGSSIHEQDINGFTAFMEAAWYGKEEALRFLYSRGAKVNLRREPSQEKAKLHKGGATALMDACRERQFSAVKILVQEMGADVNIRDNRDRNALIHALKKGSGKRKHESPVPIVCFLLEHGVDVKSKDECGKTALILAVEMESPELVTALLEKDEIDIDDADEEGNTALMVAVEKDDCRIARLLCEKGARTDLGNLIAVARRNRSPSMENLLREHNVRLVPETPRAWEPNSKRWRAQLINLDQMYRPMIGKLKTFPYIQQKIQDGIYLGLHGGTEVAVQITRSAEGDKEKEFLEKCSHSEHLLKLFQSEKEKGCMYLCFPLWEKNLQEYLQDPEGQKDYKAALKIIFQALRELHSLGFAHQDLQPRNIVIDLGGKIYLADFGNKRRSIEGQEELVKSDLQALGRLVLYVLTGGRKPLQQVGIEDLAPNSPDYTEALDLVQSLSSPDERGLEGLSKHPYFWSNQSRFNFLKSIWNKIKDDPNKKRIFQHPNVTKKAFPYPQWTKMIDGDILHVMENPRNAKSTKYRNNVIQLLRLMRNMDEHKDESISNKIGDYAEYFLGVFPELTIYVYNSLRQNPGCSHLADFQEPSL